Within Helicobacter pylori NQ4053, the genomic segment TACTGGGTTGAATTACCGCTATAAGCATTCTAAATATTCTGTAGGGATTAGCATCCCTTTAATCCAAAGAAAAGCTAGCGTCGTTTCTAGTGGTGGCGATTACACGAACTCTTTTGTTTTTAATGAAGGGGCTAGCCATTTTAAGGTGTTTTTTAATTACGGATGGGTGTTTTGAGTATAAAATCCATTAAGCGCGAAATCCATGACAGAAATAATATTTTTTTAAATAAAAGCCTTATTTTTATCTTTTTTTCGTATAATAAAATTTAAGTTAGTATTGATAGTGGTGCGTTAAGATTTTTCAATCTTGTGCAATAAAATCAACACTTCTTAATAAGCTCATAGTTTTAAATATTCAAAATAGTATAAAAAGGAAAGTCATGTATGCGGCTCATCCTATTAAACCCCTAAAAGCCCCTAAACTCAAAACTAAATTTTTAAGGCGTGTGTTTGTGGGGGCGTCCATTAGGCGCTGGAATGACCAAGCATGCCCTTTGGAATTTGTGGAATTAGACAAGCAAGCCCATAAAGCGATGATTGCGTATTTGCTCGCTAAAGATTTAAAAGACAGGGGTAATGACTTAGATTTAGATCTTTTAATCAAGTTCTTTTGCTTTGAATTTTTGGAGCGCTTGGTTTTAACCGATATTAAACCCCCTATTTTTTACGCCCTCCAACAAACGCACAGCCAAGAATTAGCCTCTTATGTCGTGCAAAGTTTGCAAGATGAAATCAGTGCGTATTTTTCTTTAGAGGAACTCAAAGAGTATTTAAGCCACAGGCCCCAAATTTTAGAAACTCAAATTTTAGAGAGCGCGCATTTTTATGCGTCTAAGTGGGAGTTTGATATTATTTATCATTTTAACCCCAACATGTATGGCGTGAAAGAAATTAAAGATAAAATTGACAAGCAACTCCACAATAACGATCATTTGTTTGAAGGGCTTTTTGGGGAAAAAGAAGATTTGAAAAAATTGGTGAGCATGTTTGGGCAGTTGCGTTTCCAAAAGCGTTGGAGCCAGACCCCAAGAGTGCCACAAACTAGCGTTTTAGGGCATACCTTATGCGTGGCGATTATGGGGTATTTGTTGAGCTTTGATTTAAAAGCTTGTAAAAGCATGCGGATCAATCATTTTTTGGGCGGGCTTTTCCATGATTTACCCGAGATTTTAACCCGAGACATTATCACGCCCATCAAACAAAGCGTTGCAGGGCTTGATCATTGCATTAAAGAGATTGAAAAAAAAGAAATGCAAAACAAAGTCTATTCCTTTGTTTCTCTGGGCGTTCAAGAAGATTTGAAATATTTCACCGAAAACGAGTTTAAAAACCGCTACAAAGACAAGTCTCATCAAATTGTTTTCACTAAAGACGCTGAAGAATTATTCACGCTTTATAACAGCGATGAATATCTTGGGGTTTGTGGGGAGCTTTTAAAGGTGTGCGATCATTTGAGCGCGTTTTTAGAAGCCCAAATCTCTCTTTCTCATGGCATTTCCAGTAACGATTTGATTAAAGGGGCTCAAAACCTTTTAGAATTGCGATCCCAAACAGAACTGCTTGATTTGGATTTAGGGAAATTGTTTAGGGATTTTAAATAATGAACTATAAAGAATTATTAGAATTTAACGATTACGCTATGGATTTAACCACTCGCACAGCTCATCATAGCACTGCTATTGAAAACAATCCTTTGAGCCTTGCTGAAACTATAAGTATTTTAACCACTGAATACATTCCTAGAGAAATGCCCCAAAGAGCTTTCTTTGAAGTGAAAAACTATCAAAACATGCTCTTCTTTCTGTTAGAAAATCTGAACAAAGGACAAAGCGTTGATAGCTTTTTTATAAGAGAGTTGCATGGGATTTTAATGAATTTTTTACTCCCTAATAAGGGGGTTTTCAAAACGACTGATAATACCATTTTAGGAGCTGGTTTTGAAATGACCCCCCATTTTCAAGTGCCTATGGCTATGAAAGAATGGTGCGATAACCTCAATTATAAGATGAAGACCTTACAAGATAAAGAAGAAAAACTAAAAGCTATTTTAGAACAACACATTTTGTTTGAAAGGATACACCCTTTTAGCGATGGTAATTGGTAGGGTGGGCAGAATGCTAATCTTTTATAGCGTTTTAGAGCAAAACTTAATACCATTTGTGATCACCAAAGAACAAAAAGAGGCTTACATTAAGGCTTTAGACACGCGCAATACAGAAAGCTTATACCAACTCGCCAAAGTATCCCAAGAGTTTGAACTCACACGCATACAAGGGCAAATGATACTCAATAAGAATAAGCCCTAAAATCATGGTTTTCAAGCGCGCATCAAATAGAGCCTTTTCCTCTCGCTTGAAGAAGCGATGTTGAGCAGTTGGCGGTATTTGGTGATCGTTCTTCTTACCATTTTCAAATGGAATTTTTCTTCAATGAGTTCTAAAATCTTAGCGTCGCTCAAAGGCTCTTTTTTGTCTTCATTTTTAATCAATTCTAAAAGATAGTCTTTGATCACAGCGTTTGAAGTCTCGCTGTTGTCTAAGGCGATGCTAAAGAAATGTTTAATAGGGAAAACCCCCCTTTCGCATGCCAAATACTTATTAGAAATGGCCCTTGAAATCGTGCTTACAGAGTGATTAAACTCATTGGCTAAATCTAATAGCTTTAAAGGGCGTAATTTTTTACCCTTAAAAAAATCGTATTGATACTCTAAAAGCATCAGACCGATTTTATAAATCGTGGCTTTTCTCAAATTTAATGCGTCAATCAAATCTTTGGCTTCTTTTAATTTTTCTTTTAAATAGCCGCTATCCTTAAAGCGATTTTCTTCTAAACTGATCGTCGGGTAGCTCTCATCGTTCAAACGCACAATCATTTCATTATCCACTTCTAAAATAAAAAGCTCAGGAATGACTTCTATTTCTTTTTCTAAAAACTCAATGGCTGGGGGGTTTTTAAAGGATTTTAAAATCTTTAAAGCCTTTTCGTAATAAAAATCTTTAGAAAATTCATGGTGTTTTTCTAAATTTAAAATGATTTTTCGCGCTTCTTCATAAAGCTCATTATCGTCTAATTCCCTACTCTCTAACTGGAATAAAAAGCTCTCTTTCACATCTTTAGCGCCAATGCCAGCGGGATTAAGGTAACTAAAACGCTTGCGCACTTTTTCATAAACTTCGCTCTCTACCCCTAAAATTCTAGCCCTTTCTTCAATATTTTCTTCAAAATACCCTTCACTATCCAGCCCGCTGATAATATCCATAGCGATTTTTTGAGAGGTTTCAGTAGGAAAAAGGGGGGGAATGATTTGAGCCTCTAAAGTTTCAAAAAGGCTTTTAGATGCGGTTGCGAAATTTTCTAAATGATCGCTGCTACTTTTAGCGCTAAAGCGATCGCTAAAATTTTTGATGCGTTTGTTTTCAATTTTGATTAAGGGGTTATCTAGGGCGTTTTGTTTCAACACTTCTTCTAAATCTTCAAGCTCACTTTGTAAAATGGGGAGCCACCCTTTTAAGGTAGCGTTTAATTTGTTTTTAGGGCTAAGGTTTGTGCGTAAGATCGCCATATTCACACCTTAAAATTTTCCCCTAAATAATACTTACGCACCAAAGCGTTTTCATAAATTTCATTAGCGTTCCCGCTCGCTAAAAGCGTGCCGCTTTTAATCACATACGCCCTATGGCACACGCTCAAAGTCTCTCGCACATTGTGATCAGTAATCAACACGCCGATATTTAATCCAATCAAGCTTTCAATGATTTTTTGAATGTCAATCACTGCGATCGGATCCACGCCCGCAAAAGGCTCATCTAATAGCACGAATTTAGGGTTTTTTATTAAAGCCCTAGCGATTTCTACACGCCTTCTTTCTCCCCCACTCAAGCTCATGCCCCTACGCTCTCTTATGGCTTGGATATTGAAAGCGTCTAACAAGCTTTCCATTTTTTCTTCGCTCTCTTTAGAGTTTTTAAAAGTGCTCTCCCCCGCTAGGGCCAGATTCTCTTCCACGCTCAATTCTTTAAAAATGCTGGATTCTTGGGGCAAGTAGCCTATGCCTAAATTAGAACGCTTGTGTAAGGGGTATTTAGCTAAATTCACATCGTTTAAATAAACGCTCCCCCCACTAGGCTCCAAAAGCCCGCATATCATGTAAAAGGTGGTGGTTTTACCCGCCCCATTAGGCCCTAAAAGCCCCACCACTTCGCCGCTTTTCACTTCTAAAGAAACATCTGAAACGATTTTGGTTTTTTTAATCTGTTTGTTTAAATGCTCTGCTTTTAAAATATCCATTCAAGCGACCCTTTAAGCGATCTTTATCGTATAAAAACGGCTAGTTGATTCGGTTTTGATTTCCACAACCTTAATAGCTAAATCGTATTTTTTTAAAATTTTTTCTAATTTTTCATCGCCCCATTCCACAAAATGGATCCCCTTTTCTAACAAGCACTCCAACATGCCAAGCTCCAAGCAAGCCTCTAAATCGCGCATGTAAAAATCGTAATGGAACACGCTCTCGCTATAAGCATGCATCAAGCTAAAGGTTGGGGAAGTCGCTTGAATGTCTAAACCCAAATGTTTCAAGCACGCCTGAACTAAGGTCGTTTTACCGCTCCCCACAACGCCCTTTAAAAGCACCACTCCCTTAAAATCATCTTTTAAAATTACAGCCGCCACTTTGTCCAACTCATCTAAATTCGCCCTCATAACAATTCCACGCTTTTGATTTCAAACTCGCTCTTAATTTCTTCAATCAGCTCAGAGTGGTTAGCCATAAATTCTTGCAACGCTGTTGGGGCTTCTTTGGGTTTGGCTTCTTTAGTCTCTTTAGTTTCGTTTTCTTTAATCTCTTTTTCTTGAACCTCTTTAGTGTCGTTTTCTTTCGTTTGAAGCGCTTTTCCAACCGCTTCTTTAGTATCGTTTTCTTGCATTTCAGCCGTCGTTTCGGTGATTGGTTGGGGCTTTAAGGGGGGGAATTTAAACTCTTTAGTTTCTTCTGGAGCGTTTTTATTTTCCAAATGATTTTTTAAAGCGATTTTGATACTTTCGCCCTTACCAAAAACCCCATCAACGATACCTTTTACGATTTTAAATCGCTCTCTTAAAAGCTCTTTATCCTTATCAGCGGCTAAAGACTCCCAAGTCAAGGTTTTAGTCCGGCTGTCAAAATCAATGAAACAGATATTTTTTTCAAACACCGCCCCTAATTCGTAGTTGCGCTCATAAACCAATGTTTGAACTTTCTTGAAAAGGTTGTGAAAAATGCGATCTTTAGCTGAAAGCATTGGAGTTTGTAGGGCTTCTGCGTTCTCTCTTTTTTCTAGTTTTTCTCTTTTTTCTGTTCCCTCTATCCTTTCTGCTTGTTCTATTTTTTCTGTGCCTTTAGATTCTTGTTTAGGGGCGTTAGCGTTTTGATTTAAGGGCTGAAAAGCGCTTTCTTTACTTTGCTCTAATTCCAAAATCGCATCGTCTAGGGCTTTGAGTTTTAAAGCTTCTTTGAATTTCATTTTCAATAACAACAGCACAAAACTAGCGTTTGCCCCTTCTTTCAAAAGGCTGAGACTACTCATAATGATTTTAAAAAAGCGCTCTATCAAAAGGATAGAATACGAATCAGGGCTTAATAATTTCGCTTTCAAAAAAAGCATCATTTCTTCTAAAACGCTCTCGGTTTCATAGTTTTCTAAAATAGCATAACGCTCTTTTAATCGCGCTTCATCTTGGTTGATTAAGCTTTGAAAAAAATCTTCTAAAACGCTCCGATCAATCGCTCCTAACATTTCAGCCACTTTGCTTTCTGTGATAGCGTTATCGCAATAATTGATGGCTTGCTCTAAAAGAGTGATCGTATCTCTCAAGCTCCCTTGCCCGCTGTGAGCCAGTTTTTCTAATGCACTTGTTTCATAGCTCACTTGTTCTTTTTCTAAAATGGTTTTTAAATGAGAAATAACGGAATTTTCAGGGATTTTTTTAAACCTGAAATGCTGGGTGCGACTGAGTATGGTAGCTGGCAATTTCAAAGCGTCCGTTGTCGCTAAAAGGAATTTCACATGGCTAGGAGGCTCTTCTAAAGTCTTTAAAAGCGCGTTAAACGCTTCGGTGGTGAACATATGCACTTCATCAATGATAAAGATTTTATAGCGCCCAAAGCTTGGTTTGTAGCGCGTTTGCTCTATGAGATTACGGACATCATCAATCCCCCTATTAGACGCCCCATCCATTTCTATAATATCTATGTGGTGGTTGTTTAAAGCGCTCTGGCATTGGATGCAAGTATCGCAAGGCACAGCCTTTGGCCCTGTTTCACACATTAAAGCCCTAGCAAAAATCCTAGAAGAGCTGGTTTTGCCTGAACCTCTTAACCCGCTGAATAAATAAGCGTTAGCCAAACGCTGGTTGTCTAGGGCTAAAGAAAGCGTTTTAGCCACGCTCTCTTGACCGACTAGCTCGCTAAAATGTTTGGGGCGGTATTTTAACGCTAAAACTTGCATTGATCCTAATCCTTAAAACTCATTTAGGAGTATTGTAATGCAAAATGACTTAAAACTAGCCCCTTTTTAGGTTTTGCTCAATAGCGCTAAAAAATCCCTAAATAAAGTAACGCTAAGCGTTCCCATGATAGCGGTTACAAAGAGATTCACGCCCATAAAGATTTTTTGGTTGTTTAAGAGTTTAGAGCCATAGCGTAAAGATAGGGTGCATAACAATAAAAGCCAAGAAAGGGCAGCCGATAAAGTGCCAGCTAGAAAGACAAATTTTTGCGCTAAATCAAAAGACAAAGCACTCGCGCCAATTAAAAACACCATTTCCAAATACACTTGAGGGTTGAGTAAGGTAACGCCTAAAGTGAATAATAAGGTCTTTTTTAAGGATAATTTTTTAGGGGTTTGGACTTGCTTCTTTTTAAAGGTTTGAAAAAGGGTTTTTAAAGCTAAAAAAGCGTAAAATCCGGTAAAAGCCGCTCCAAATAAATTCAAAAACAAACTCAAATAAAGGTTTTTAGCAAAATAAGCCCCCACGCCAAACACGCCCATGCTCATTAATACAATATCGCACATAAAACACAAAGCGCAAATCAAAAACACATAATTCCTAGCCATGCCTCGCTCTATAATAAACAAGGATTGCGCCCCCACAGCCGCGCACAAAGAAATCGCTAAACCAAAGCCTTCTATAAAAACCACAAACATCTTTATTCAAAATCCTTTCACTCAAAATAAGCCAAAACCATAACGCTACCATTAAAAACTCAAAAACGATATTTTAAAATTTTAGGGTTTAAAATGACCTTTATGATCGCTATGAATAAGATTAAATGAGAACAGATAATAACCAAAATGCCATTTTGATACTTTTAGTGGTTTAATAATGGATTAAAATTGACATGCTAAAATACTGAAATTTGCTGTCGTCATGCGGCAAAAATTTAGACAACAAGGGATTGGGAATGAGAAAGAGTTTGGCTTTTTGCCTGTTAGCTTTGCTTGGATTACAGGTTTTAGGTGCTAGGGATTTTTCGCAATTCAAAAACGAAGAACTTTTAAAATTAGCAGGCACTCTGCCTTCTAATGAAGCGATTGATTATCGCATGGAAGTGTCTAAACGCCTTAAAGCTTTAAACGCTGAGGATGCTAAGAAATTCCGCGCGAATTTCAGCCGGATCGCTAGGAAGAATCTTTCCAAAATGAGCGAAGAGGATTTCAAAAAAATGCGTGAAGAGGTGCGTAAAGAATTAGAAGAAAAAACCAAAGGTTTGAGCGATGAAGAAATTAAGGCAAAAGGACTTAATGTGAGCGTTTGTAGCGGCGATACGAGAAAAGTTTGGTGTAGGGCTGTTAAGAAAAAAGACGAACATTGTTCTCCTAAGTGAGATAAAATTTAATTTAAAAGGATAAAAAATGAAAAAAGCGTTGAAAATACTTTCTGTTAGCGCGTTGCTATTTGTGGCTTTGAACGCCAAAGATTTCAGTAAAACAAGCGATGAAGATTTGGCTAAAATGGCTGGCGTTGTCGCTCCGCAAGATATTGTGGATTACACAAAAGAGTTGAAAAAGCGCATGGAAAAGATGCCTGAAGACAAGAGAAAGGCGTTCCATAAACAACTGCATGAATATGCAGTTAAAAACACAGACAAAATGACCGTAGCGGATTTTGAAGCCCGCCAAAAAGCCGTTAAAGAAGCGCTTAAAAAAGGTAACATGGAAGACATGGATGATGATTTTGGGTTGAGATCATGCAAGCATGGGAAAAAGCACAAACACGATAAGCATGGCAAGAAGCATGGCAAAAAACATGACAAAGATCATGACGATAAAGACCATGACCACCATGATGAAGATCACAGCGATAAGCACTAAAGCTTAAACCACACCGCTTTCTCTATCAAAGCTTCAAACCCTTCAAGCAGAAATCCTAAACGCTTTTGGCGTTTGGGATAAATGCGTTCTGTTAAGCGTTATCAAAATTCTGTTCTTATTATAAATACTGATGATAAAATTCAAAAGATGGTTTCATTATTACAAAAATTAACACTCCAAAGATAAATAGTTAAAAAACACCCAAAAATCTTTTTTTTTTGAAATCCAATAAATTTATGGTAAAGTTAAACATATTGTAAATAAATTTTCATTTCTATTCATGTTTACAATAAAAAAATTACTTTAAGGAACACTTTTATGAAAAAGACAATTCTACTCTCTCTCTCTCGCTTCATCGCTTTTGCACGCTGAAGACAACGGCTTTTTTGTAGGCGCGGGCTATCAAATCGGCGAAGCGGTGCAAATGGTCAAAAACACCGGCGAATTGAAAAACTTGAACGACAAATATGAGCAATTAAGCCAATCTTTAGCCCAACTGGCTTCGTTAAAACGAAGCATTCAAACGGCGAACAACATTCAGGCTGTCAACAATGCTTTAAGCGATTTAAAAAGCTTTGCGAGTAACAACCACACAAACAAAGAAACATCGCCCATCTACAACACCACGCAGGCTGTTATCACTTCAGTATTGGCTTTTTGGAGTCTTTATGCAGGGAACACTCTCAGTTTTCATGTGACCGGTTTGCATGATGGATCTAATTCTCCTCTTGGAAGAATCCATAAAGATGGGAACTGCACAGGATTACAACAATGTTTTATGAGCCAAGAAACTTATAATAAAATGAAAACGCTTGCTGAAAACCTCCAAAAAGCTCAAGGCAATCTCTGTGCCTTATCAGAATGTTCTAGCAATCAATCAAGTGAAAACAAAACTTCCATGACTACAGCTCTTAAAACCGCGCAAGAGCTTATGGATTTGATCGAACAGACCAAGGTTTCTATGGTGTGGAAAAATATAGTCATCGCAGGTGTTTCAAACAAAGCCGGTGGTGCTGGTGCTATCACATCCACTGGTCCTGTAACCGACTATGCGGTGTTTAACAACATCAAGGCGATGCTACCTATCTTGCAAGAAGCGCTCAAACTAACTCAGAGCAACCACACCCTATCTACTAACTTGCAAGCTCGAGCTACAGGATCTCAAACAAATCGTGAATTTGCTAAAGACATTTACGCTTTAGCTCAAAACCAAAAGCAAATCCTTTCTAACGCTTCAAATATCTTCAATCTCTTTAATTCCATTCCTAAAGACCAACTTAAGTATTTGGAGAACGCTTACTTGAAAGTGCCGCATTTGGGTAAAACGCCTACTAACCCTTACAGACAGAATGTGAATTTGAATAAAGAAATCAATGCGGTTCAAAACAATGTGAGCTATTATGGTAACCGGTTGGATTCGGCTTTAAGCGTGGCTAGAGATGTTTATAACCTAAAATCCAATCAAACAGAAATCGTAACCGCCTATAACAACGCTAAGAATTTGAGCGAAGAGATTTCTAAACTCCCGCATAATAAGGTCAATGTAACAAACATCGTTATGTCGCCTAAAGATCCTACAGCGGGCCAATACAACTACCAAATCAACCCAGAGCAGCAATCCAATCTTAACCAAGCTTTAGCGGCGATGAGCAATAACCCCTTTAAAAATATAGGAATGATCAGCTCTCAAAACAATAACGGCGCTTTGAACGGGCTTGGCGTGCAAGTGGGTTATAAGCAATTCTTTGGCGAAAGCAAAAGATGGGGGTTAAGGTATTATGGCTTCTTTGATTACAACCACGGCTATATCAAATCCAGCTTTTTTAATTCGTCTTCTGATATATGGACTTATGGCGGTGGGAGCGATTTGTTAGTGAATATTATCAACGATAGCATCACAAGAAAGAACAACAAGCTCTCCGTGGGTCTTTTTGGAGGTATCCAACTCGCAGGGACTACATGGCTTAATTCCCAATACGTGAATTTAACCGCGTTCAATAACCCTTACAGCGCGAAAGTCAATACTTCCAATTTCCAATTCTTGTTCAATCTCGGCTTGAGAACCAATCTCGCTACAGCTAAGAAAAAAGACAGCGAACGTTCCGCGCAACATGGCATTGAACTAGGCATTAAAATCCCCACCATTAACACCAATTACTATTCTTTTTTAGGCACTAAGCTAGAATACCGAAGGCTTTATAGCGTGTATCTCAATTATGTGTTTGCTTATTAAATGCTTTAAACCCTCTTTTTTAAGGGGGGTTTAGAAAAATCGTCAAGCTTTTTATCGCTGGTTATAAAAGCTACAAAACCAACGGTGCGACAACAAACCCTAACGCCACGCTCAAAAACACGACTAAAACCCCAGGGATCAAAAACGCATGATCAAACACATAACGGCCCATTTTGGTGGTGCCGGTATGATCCATAGCGATCGCTCCTAGTAAAGTGGGGTAAGTGGGTAACACAAACAACGCCGAAACGCTCGCAAACGAAGCCACGATAATATACAAATGCTCGGTATGATTAGCGCTAATGCCTAAGGCTGTGATCACGCTTGGGATGAGCGCTTTAGAGGTGGCAGCTTGCGAATACAAAAGCATGGAAGCCAAAAAAAGCGCTACGGCTAATAAAAACGGGTAATCAGCGATCAAAAAAGAAGCGTATCGCTTGATTTCATCTATATGATTGCTCACAAAAGTATCGCCTAACCACGCCACGCCCAGCACGCACACGCACGCTTGCATGCCGGATTTAAACACGCTTGAATGGGCGATTTCATTAGCGTTGATTTTACAAAAAAGCGCAATGAGAGTCGCCACGCTCAACATGAAAGACACGATCGCTTGATCTCTGCCTAAAACCACCGGGTTAATCAAAGCGATATTTTTGGAAATCGCGCTCGCATAAAAAACGATCGCTACAACCCCACCGATAAAAATCCATAGCGATAATTTCGCGCTTTTTGAGGCTTCTTTTTCTTTTTTCATCATAGGGGGCGAAATTTTGCCCGCTTTCAAGCGTTCTAAATAATGCGGATCGCTGTCTAACTTTAAAT encodes:
- the tsaE gene encoding tRNA (adenosine(37)-N6)-threonylcarbamoyltransferase complex ATPase subunit type 1 TsaE, with the translated sequence MRANLDELDKVAAVILKDDFKGVVLLKGVVGSGKTTLVQACLKHLGLDIQATSPTFSLMHAYSESVFHYDFYMRDLEACLELGMLECLLEKGIHFVEWGDEKLEKILKKYDLAIKVVEIKTESTSRFYTIKIA
- a CDS encoding sialic acid-binding protein, producing MKKALKILSVSALLFVALNAKDFSKTSDEDLAKMAGVVAPQDIVDYTKELKKRMEKMPEDKRKAFHKQLHEYAVKNTDKMTVADFEARQKAVKEALKKGNMEDMDDDFGLRSCKHGKKHKHDKHGKKHGKKHDKDHDDKDHDHHDEDHSDKH
- a CDS encoding LysE family transporter, whose translation is MFVVFIEGFGLAISLCAAVGAQSLFIIERGMARNYVFLICALCFMCDIVLMSMGVFGVGAYFAKNLYLSLFLNLFGAAFTGFYAFLALKTLFQTFKKKQVQTPKKLSLKKTLLFTLGVTLLNPQVYLEMVFLIGASALSFDLAQKFVFLAGTLSAALSWLLLLCTLSLRYGSKLLNNQKIFMGVNLFVTAIMGTLSVTLFRDFLALLSKT
- a CDS encoding RNA polymerase factor sigma-54, which encodes MAILRTNLSPKNKLNATLKGWLPILQSELEDLEEVLKQNALDNPLIKIENKRIKNFSDRFSAKSSSDHLENFATASKSLFETLEAQIIPPLFPTETSQKIAMDIISGLDSEGYFEENIEERARILGVESEVYEKVRKRFSYLNPAGIGAKDVKESFLFQLESRELDDNELYEEARKIILNLEKHHEFSKDFYYEKALKILKSFKNPPAIEFLEKEIEVIPELFILEVDNEMIVRLNDESYPTISLEENRFKDSGYLKEKLKEAKDLIDALNLRKATIYKIGLMLLEYQYDFFKGKKLRPLKLLDLANEFNHSVSTISRAISNKYLACERGVFPIKHFFSIALDNSETSNAVIKDYLLELIKNEDKKEPLSDAKILELIEEKFHLKMVRRTITKYRQLLNIASSSERKRLYLMRA
- a CDS encoding anaerobic C4-dicarboxylate transporter; translation: MVDAFFQIVVLLFSLFLGARLGGLGVGYAGGLGVLVLCLFLGLNPGKIPFDVILIIMAVISAISAMQKAGGLDYLVQIAERILRKHPKQINYLAPSVAYFLTILAGTGHTVFSLIPVIVEVSQSQNIKPKAPLSLAVVSSQVGITASPVSAAVVFMSGILEPLGANYLTLLMVWIPTTFLACMLTAFIMGFTNLKLDSDPHYLERLKAGKISPPMMKKEKEASKSAKLSLWIFIGGVVAIVFYASAISKNIALINPVVLGRDQAIVSFMLSVATLIALFCKINANEIAHSSVFKSGMQACVCVLGVAWLGDTFVSNHIDEIKRYASFLIADYPFLLAVALFLASMLLYSQAATSKALIPSVITALGISANHTEHLYIIVASFASVSALFVLPTYPTLLGAIAMDHTGTTKMGRYVFDHAFLIPGVLVVFLSVALGFVVAPLVL
- the lptB gene encoding LPS export ABC transporter ATP-binding protein produces the protein MDILKAEHLNKQIKKTKIVSDVSLEVKSGEVVGLLGPNGAGKTTTFYMICGLLEPSGGSVYLNDVNLAKYPLHKRSNLGIGYLPQESSIFKELSVEENLALAGESTFKNSKESEEKMESLLDAFNIQAIRERRGMSLSGGERRRVEIARALIKNPKFVLLDEPFAGVDPIAVIDIQKIIESLIGLNIGVLITDHNVRETLSVCHRAYVIKSGTLLASGNANEIYENALVRKYYLGENFKV
- a CDS encoding DNA polymerase III subunit gamma/tau — protein: MQVLALKYRPKHFSELVGQESVAKTLSLALDNQRLANAYLFSGLRGSGKTSSSRIFARALMCETGPKAVPCDTCIQCQSALNNHHIDIIEMDGASNRGIDDVRNLIEQTRYKPSFGRYKIFIIDEVHMFTTEAFNALLKTLEEPPSHVKFLLATTDALKLPATILSRTQHFRFKKIPENSVISHLKTILEKEQVSYETSALEKLAHSGQGSLRDTITLLEQAINYCDNAITESKVAEMLGAIDRSVLEDFFQSLINQDEARLKERYAILENYETESVLEEMMLFLKAKLLSPDSYSILLIERFFKIIMSSLSLLKEGANASFVLLLLKMKFKEALKLKALDDAILELEQSKESAFQPLNQNANAPKQESKGTEKIEQAERIEGTEKREKLEKRENAEALQTPMLSAKDRIFHNLFKKVQTLVYERNYELGAVFEKNICFIDFDSRTKTLTWESLAADKDKELLRERFKIVKGIVDGVFGKGESIKIALKNHLENKNAPEETKEFKFPPLKPQPITETTAEMQENDTKEAVGKALQTKENDTKEVQEKEIKENETKETKEAKPKEAPTALQEFMANHSELIEEIKSEFEIKSVELL
- a CDS encoding outer membrane protein produces the protein MHAEDNGFFVGAGYQIGEAVQMVKNTGELKNLNDKYEQLSQSLAQLASLKRSIQTANNIQAVNNALSDLKSFASNNHTNKETSPIYNTTQAVITSVLAFWSLYAGNTLSFHVTGLHDGSNSPLGRIHKDGNCTGLQQCFMSQETYNKMKTLAENLQKAQGNLCALSECSSNQSSENKTSMTTALKTAQELMDLIEQTKVSMVWKNIVIAGVSNKAGGAGAITSTGPVTDYAVFNNIKAMLPILQEALKLTQSNHTLSTNLQARATGSQTNREFAKDIYALAQNQKQILSNASNIFNLFNSIPKDQLKYLENAYLKVPHLGKTPTNPYRQNVNLNKEINAVQNNVSYYGNRLDSALSVARDVYNLKSNQTEIVTAYNNAKNLSEEISKLPHNKVNVTNIVMSPKDPTAGQYNYQINPEQQSNLNQALAAMSNNPFKNIGMISSQNNNGALNGLGVQVGYKQFFGESKRWGLRYYGFFDYNHGYIKSSFFNSSSDIWTYGGGSDLLVNIINDSITRKNNKLSVGLFGGIQLAGTTWLNSQYVNLTAFNNPYSAKVNTSNFQFLFNLGLRTNLATAKKKDSERSAQHGIELGIKIPTINTNYYSFLGTKLEYRRLYSVYLNYVFAY
- a CDS encoding DUF1104 domain-containing protein, yielding MRKSLAFCLLALLGLQVLGARDFSQFKNEELLKLAGTLPSNEAIDYRMEVSKRLKALNAEDAKKFRANFSRIARKNLSKMSEEDFKKMREEVRKELEEKTKGLSDEEIKAKGLNVSVCSGDTRKVWCRAVKKKDEHCSPK
- a CDS encoding HD domain-containing protein, whose product is MYAAHPIKPLKAPKLKTKFLRRVFVGASIRRWNDQACPLEFVELDKQAHKAMIAYLLAKDLKDRGNDLDLDLLIKFFCFEFLERLVLTDIKPPIFYALQQTHSQELASYVVQSLQDEISAYFSLEELKEYLSHRPQILETQILESAHFYASKWEFDIIYHFNPNMYGVKEIKDKIDKQLHNNDHLFEGLFGEKEDLKKLVSMFGQLRFQKRWSQTPRVPQTSVLGHTLCVAIMGYLLSFDLKACKSMRINHFLGGLFHDLPEILTRDIITPIKQSVAGLDHCIKEIEKKEMQNKVYSFVSLGVQEDLKYFTENEFKNRYKDKSHQIVFTKDAEELFTLYNSDEYLGVCGELLKVCDHLSAFLEAQISLSHGISSNDLIKGAQNLLELRSQTELLDLDLGKLFRDFK